DNA sequence from the Peptoniphilus sp. GNH genome:
AATTTGTCCCTAGTCCAAAGAGGCAAAAATAGTTTGTCCCTATTTGGATCTCCTGTGACTCTGTGAATTACAATTCTTTTGTCCAATTTTTCTATGGATTCGCAAACTATATCAACATATTCATCCTTGGTCAAAAGCTTGAAGGGATGAGATAGATAGTAGTTATAGAGTTTTGAGTCGGTCTGTATATATAGTGAGTGAAATTTTACCCCAAAAGGTAGAGTTTTATTCACATAAGTAAGACTATTTAAAAAATCCTTGCGATTTTCTCCAGGCAGTCCATAAATTACGTGATACAAAAATTTTATATTGTGGGCTTTTAGAAGTTTTATTTTTTCGTCAAATACTTCATGGCTGTATCCTCTATTTATTAAGGATATGCTTTTTTCATTTACACTTTGTAGGCCAAGCTCCAGCCAGAGGAAGGTTTTTTTATTCAATTTCTCTAAAAGTTCTAAAAAATCATCGGTTATAGTATCTGCCCTTGCAGATATTGCAAGTCCCACTATTGAATCTTCCATCAGGGCATCTTGGTAAATTTTTTCTAATTTTTCGATTGGACCATAGGAAGCTGTGAAATTTTGAAAATAGGCTATAAATTTTTTCGCTTTCCATTTTTTGGCAAGAAGCTCTTTTTGACTTTTAATTTGTTCTTTTATCGAAACTTTTGGATCGGCTGCAAAATCTCCAGCTCCTCTTTCGCTGCAAAACAAACACCCTTGTCTTGAAATCAGCCCATCCCTATTGGGGCAAGTAAAACCTCCATCTAGGGAGAGCTTTGCAACTTTTTCACCAAATAAATTTTTAAAATATTCATCAAAGGATAAAAAACTTCTCAAACAATCACCCGGCTCTCATAAACAAATAAAAACTTCTTGTGCTATAATTTGTTTATGGATAAAATTTCTCTAAATAAAAAATTTAACAATTATATTTTAATGGCTAAGGACTTTTATTTAAAGGGAAATTTAGATATGAGTTTGCAAAGTTTTAAAAGGGCCTTGAATTTTTCTTGCTCCAAGGAAGAGTCTTTATCTACTCTTTATGAAATTGCTGGAATTTATTTGCAGTTGGAAGACTATTCGAATGCTTCTGATAATTTCAAGCAAATTTTAAGGTTAGATAAAAATCAAGAGGGAGCTTATTATGGACTTGCAATTTCTAATGATGCAAGAGGAAAAGATCCCAAGACTTCAATAGCTTTATACAAAAAAGCTATTGATCTGGATGCAGATTATCAAGAGGCATGGTATTATTTGGCCTTATCTTATGACAAGATTTGTAAAAAAGAAGATGCCATAGCTTGTCTAAAAAAGGCAATAAGCTTAAATACTAAAGATCACATAGCCTTAAATGATTTGGCTTCTATTTACGAAGAGATGGGAGATTATAAGACGGCAGAAAAATACTGCGGTATGTCTCTTAAATTAAAAAATGACT
Encoded proteins:
- a CDS encoding TIGR01212 family radical SAM protein (This family includes YhcC from E. coli K-12, an uncharacterized radical SAM protein.) produces the protein MRSFLSFDEYFKNLFGEKVAKLSLDGGFTCPNRDGLISRQGCLFCSERGAGDFAADPKVSIKEQIKSQKELLAKKWKAKKFIAYFQNFTASYGPIEKLEKIYQDALMEDSIVGLAISARADTITDDFLELLEKLNKKTFLWLELGLQSVNEKSISLINRGYSHEVFDEKIKLLKAHNIKFLYHVIYGLPGENRKDFLNSLTYVNKTLPFGVKFHSLYIQTDSKLYNYYLSHPFKLLTKDEYVDIVCESIEKLDKRIVIHRVTGDPNRDKLFLPLWTRDKLSVIASIDKNLKLRRKKEEV
- a CDS encoding tetratricopeptide repeat protein — translated: MDKISLNKKFNNYILMAKDFYLKGNLDMSLQSFKRALNFSCSKEESLSTLYEIAGIYLQLEDYSNASDNFKQILRLDKNQEGAYYGLAISNDARGKDPKTSIALYKKAIDLDADYQEAWYYLALSYDKICKKEDAIACLKKAISLNTKDHIALNDLASIYEEMGDYKTAEKYCGMSLKLKNDYGRALYNMGVILKKQGLLDEAEKYYLRAEKHFDESLVYLNLSALYIEEDNFLKSIQALDRGIKRYPHDEKLWYNRACSKCRLGLKGAEEDLLMAFDLNPEALIWAEDDKDLVDIVGVTYDYYKNRRRN